The following are encoded in a window of Sminthopsis crassicaudata isolate SCR6 chromosome 3, ASM4859323v1, whole genome shotgun sequence genomic DNA:
- the LAYN gene encoding layilin isoform X3, whose translation MQPGSVQPRAALTALLTAVLAWPREGGSRLLSASDLDLRGGQPICRRGTQRPCYKVVYFHDASQRVSFDEASMACRRDGGQLVSVESEDEQRLIENFIENLLASDGDFWIGLRRREDNQGNNSTACPDLYMWTDGSTSTFRNWYVDEPSCGSEVCVVMYHQPSAPVGIGGPYMSQWNDDRCNMKNNFICKYSEEKPILAATSVIWSHLPGGDKREPVTPTLPERFLKEDANGTIKETKGADLNLAYILIPSIPLFLLLVVTTVICWLWICGRRKREQTESTKEPNIWPPPHRRNSPDLEVYNVIRKQSEADLTEPRPDLKNISFRARSGGVTPNDLSCDYDNIVVNASESGFVTLASMESGFVANDIYELSPERMGRNKESGWVENEIYGY comes from the exons ATGCAGCCCGGGTCTGTGCAGCCCCGAGCCGCGCTCACCGCGCTCCTCACCGCAGTCTTGGCTTGGCCGCGGGAAGGAGGGAGCCGTCTGCTGAGTG CTTCGGACTTGGACCTCAGAGGAG GACAGCCAATCTGCAGAAGAGGGACTCAGAGACCATGCTATAAAGTTGTGTACTTCCATGATGCTTCCCAAAGGGTCAGCTTTGACGAAGCCAGCATGGCCTGCCGCAGGGATGGAGGTCAGCTGGTCAGTGTTGAGTCTGAAGATGAACAGAGGTTGATAGAAAATTTCATTGAAAACCTCCTGGCTTCTGATGGAGACTTTTGGATTGGGCTCCGAAGGCGAGAGGACAACCAGGGCAACAACAGCACAGCCTGCCCAGATCTGTACATGTGGACGGATGGCAGCACATCAACGTTTCG GAATTGGTATGTGGATGAGCCTTCCTGTGGGAGCGAAGTCTGTGTTGTTATGTACCACCAGCCATCGGCCCCAGTGGGCATTGGAGGCCCCTACATGTCTCAGTGGAATGATGACAGATGCAACATGAAGAACAATTTCATCTGCAAATATTCTGAGG agAAACCAATACTGGCAGCTACTTCTGTGATATGGAGTCATTTACCTGGAG GTGATAAAAGAGAACCGGTAACTCCAACGCTTCCAGAAAGATTCCTAAAAGAAGATGCTAATGGAACAATTAAAGAAACTAAAG GGGCTGATTTGAATCTTGCCTACATCCTTATTCCCAGCATTCCCCTCTTCCTGCTTCTGGTGGTCACTACTGTCATATGTTGGTTATGGATCTGTGGAAGGAG GAAACGGGAGCAGACAGAAAGCACAAAGGAACCAAACATTTGGCCACCTCCCCATAGAAGAAATAGTCCTGATCTGGAAGTTTATAATGTCATAAGAAAACAAAGTGAAGCAGACTTAACCGAGCCTCGGCCAGACCTGAAGAACATTTCATTCCGGGCCCGGTCTGGAGGAGTCACTCCCAATGACTTGTCTTGTGACTATGATAACATAGTAGTGAATGCCTCTGAGAGTGGTTTTGTGACTTTGGCAAGCATGGAGAGTGGATTTGTGGCCAATGATATCTATGAACTATCCCCTGAGAGGATGGGGAGGAATAAGGAGTCTGGCTGGGTGGAAAATGAAATCTACGGTTATTAG
- the LAYN gene encoding layilin isoform X1: MQPGSVQPRAALTALLTAVLAWPREGGSRLLSGQPICRRGTQRPCYKVVYFHDASQRVSFDEASMACRRDGGQLVSVESEDEQRLIENFIENLLASDGDFWIGLRRREDNQGNNSTACPDLYMWTDGSTSTFRNWYVDEPSCGSEVCVVMYHQPSAPVGIGGPYMSQWNDDRCNMKNNFICKYSEEKPILAATSVIWSHLPGGDKREPVTPTLPERFLKEDANGTIKETKGADLNLAYILIPSIPLFLLLVVTTVICWLWICGRRKREQTESTKEPNIWPPPHRRNSPDLEVYNVIRKQSEADLTEPRPDLKNISFRARSGGVTPNDLSCDYDNIVVNASESGFVTLASMESGFVANDIYELSPERMGRNKESGWVENEIYGY, encoded by the exons ATGCAGCCCGGGTCTGTGCAGCCCCGAGCCGCGCTCACCGCGCTCCTCACCGCAGTCTTGGCTTGGCCGCGGGAAGGAGGGAGCCGTCTGCTGAGTG GACAGCCAATCTGCAGAAGAGGGACTCAGAGACCATGCTATAAAGTTGTGTACTTCCATGATGCTTCCCAAAGGGTCAGCTTTGACGAAGCCAGCATGGCCTGCCGCAGGGATGGAGGTCAGCTGGTCAGTGTTGAGTCTGAAGATGAACAGAGGTTGATAGAAAATTTCATTGAAAACCTCCTGGCTTCTGATGGAGACTTTTGGATTGGGCTCCGAAGGCGAGAGGACAACCAGGGCAACAACAGCACAGCCTGCCCAGATCTGTACATGTGGACGGATGGCAGCACATCAACGTTTCG GAATTGGTATGTGGATGAGCCTTCCTGTGGGAGCGAAGTCTGTGTTGTTATGTACCACCAGCCATCGGCCCCAGTGGGCATTGGAGGCCCCTACATGTCTCAGTGGAATGATGACAGATGCAACATGAAGAACAATTTCATCTGCAAATATTCTGAGG agAAACCAATACTGGCAGCTACTTCTGTGATATGGAGTCATTTACCTGGAG GTGATAAAAGAGAACCGGTAACTCCAACGCTTCCAGAAAGATTCCTAAAAGAAGATGCTAATGGAACAATTAAAGAAACTAAAG GGGCTGATTTGAATCTTGCCTACATCCTTATTCCCAGCATTCCCCTCTTCCTGCTTCTGGTGGTCACTACTGTCATATGTTGGTTATGGATCTGTGGAAGGAG GAAACGGGAGCAGACAGAAAGCACAAAGGAACCAAACATTTGGCCACCTCCCCATAGAAGAAATAGTCCTGATCTGGAAGTTTATAATGTCATAAGAAAACAAAGTGAAGCAGACTTAACCGAGCCTCGGCCAGACCTGAAGAACATTTCATTCCGGGCCCGGTCTGGAGGAGTCACTCCCAATGACTTGTCTTGTGACTATGATAACATAGTAGTGAATGCCTCTGAGAGTGGTTTTGTGACTTTGGCAAGCATGGAGAGTGGATTTGTGGCCAATGATATCTATGAACTATCCCCTGAGAGGATGGGGAGGAATAAGGAGTCTGGCTGGGTGGAAAATGAAATCTACGGTTATTAG
- the LAYN gene encoding layilin isoform X2, translating into MACRRDGGQLVSVESEDEQRLIENFIENLLASDGDFWIGLRRREDNQGNNSTACPDLYMWTDGSTSTFRNWYVDEPSCGSEVCVVMYHQPSAPVGIGGPYMSQWNDDRCNMKNNFICKYSEEKPILAATSVIWSHLPGGDKREPVTPTLPERFLKEDANGTIKETKGADLNLAYILIPSIPLFLLLVVTTVICWLWICGRRKREQTESTKEPNIWPPPHRRNSPDLEVYNVIRKQSEADLTEPRPDLKNISFRARSGGVTPNDLSCDYDNIVVNASESGFVTLASMESGFVANDIYELSPERMGRNKESGWVENEIYGY; encoded by the exons ATGGCCTGCCGCAGGGATGGAGGTCAGCTGGTCAGTGTTGAGTCTGAAGATGAACAGAGGTTGATAGAAAATTTCATTGAAAACCTCCTGGCTTCTGATGGAGACTTTTGGATTGGGCTCCGAAGGCGAGAGGACAACCAGGGCAACAACAGCACAGCCTGCCCAGATCTGTACATGTGGACGGATGGCAGCACATCAACGTTTCG GAATTGGTATGTGGATGAGCCTTCCTGTGGGAGCGAAGTCTGTGTTGTTATGTACCACCAGCCATCGGCCCCAGTGGGCATTGGAGGCCCCTACATGTCTCAGTGGAATGATGACAGATGCAACATGAAGAACAATTTCATCTGCAAATATTCTGAGG agAAACCAATACTGGCAGCTACTTCTGTGATATGGAGTCATTTACCTGGAG GTGATAAAAGAGAACCGGTAACTCCAACGCTTCCAGAAAGATTCCTAAAAGAAGATGCTAATGGAACAATTAAAGAAACTAAAG GGGCTGATTTGAATCTTGCCTACATCCTTATTCCCAGCATTCCCCTCTTCCTGCTTCTGGTGGTCACTACTGTCATATGTTGGTTATGGATCTGTGGAAGGAG GAAACGGGAGCAGACAGAAAGCACAAAGGAACCAAACATTTGGCCACCTCCCCATAGAAGAAATAGTCCTGATCTGGAAGTTTATAATGTCATAAGAAAACAAAGTGAAGCAGACTTAACCGAGCCTCGGCCAGACCTGAAGAACATTTCATTCCGGGCCCGGTCTGGAGGAGTCACTCCCAATGACTTGTCTTGTGACTATGATAACATAGTAGTGAATGCCTCTGAGAGTGGTTTTGTGACTTTGGCAAGCATGGAGAGTGGATTTGTGGCCAATGATATCTATGAACTATCCCCTGAGAGGATGGGGAGGAATAAGGAGTCTGGCTGGGTGGAAAATGAAATCTACGGTTATTAG